The Clostridioides difficile genome has a segment encoding these proteins:
- a CDS encoding B3/4 domain-containing protein, translated as MKKFIVEDEFWNLFPSSKIGVVICHDIDNSIRDKEQYKDMILQGEEDALKYLKDVEFSNNQVIKVWREAFKKFKTKKGARSSIEALLKRVYNGNNIGTINPLVDIYNSTSLKYALPCGGEDIDKFIGDIRLTRAIGNEKFIPLGAEENSSPYEGEIVYKDNEGAICRCWNWREAVRTMLTENTSNAFLCIELVDESRFEEFENALNYLAKTVQENLGGTCKISILDVNNKEVLIN; from the coding sequence ATGAAAAAATTTATTGTTGAGGATGAGTTTTGGAACCTATTTCCTAGTTCCAAGATTGGAGTTGTTATATGCCATGATATAGATAATTCTATAAGGGATAAAGAACAATATAAGGACATGATTTTACAGGGAGAAGAAGATGCATTAAAATATTTGAAGGATGTAGAATTTAGCAACAATCAAGTAATCAAAGTATGGAGAGAAGCATTCAAAAAATTTAAAACAAAAAAAGGAGCAAGGTCGTCTATTGAGGCATTGTTAAAAAGAGTTTACAATGGAAATAATATAGGGACTATTAATCCCTTAGTGGATATCTACAATTCTACTTCACTAAAATATGCATTACCTTGTGGGGGAGAAGACATAGATAAGTTCATAGGAGATATTAGGTTGACTAGAGCAATTGGAAATGAAAAATTTATTCCATTAGGAGCAGAAGAAAACTCATCTCCATATGAAGGAGAAATAGTTTATAAAGATAATGAAGGTGCAATTTGTAGATGTTGGAATTGGCGTGAAGCAGTGAGAACAATGCTTACTGAAAATACAAGTAATGCATTTTTATGCATTGAATTAGTAGACGAAAGCAGATTTGAAGAATTTGAGAATGCTTTGAATTATTTGGCAAAAACAGTTCAAGAAAATTTAGGTGGAACATGTAAAATTTCAATTTTAGATGTTAATAATAAAGAAGTATTAATAAATTAA